From Sphingopyxis sp. USTB-05, the proteins below share one genomic window:
- a CDS encoding transglycosylase SLT domain-containing protein: MNAINNPNAATRIAAPVMDAVQSASARTGIDFDYLFDVARVESGYNPTAKAPTSSARGLYQFTKQTWLATLDRHGANHGLAWAADAIGRDASGRLTVADPVLRQQILDLRDDPTASSSMAAALTGDNRDYLESRIGRAAEPVDLYLAHFLGSGGAAKFLTALETNPDQPGASMMPEAAAANRSVFYAPDGSMRSLAEIRERFRVKLEDGGKIENMKPFAPSGWHAQASSSAGLAGANGGRPPLQMMDIQPMPKKLSMGFAADAYRRLASLSGGAA, translated from the coding sequence ATGAACGCAATCAACAATCCCAATGCAGCGACGCGCATCGCCGCACCCGTCATGGATGCGGTGCAGAGCGCGTCGGCGCGCACGGGGATCGATTTCGATTATCTGTTCGACGTTGCGCGCGTCGAGAGCGGCTATAATCCGACCGCGAAGGCACCGACCTCTTCGGCGCGCGGCCTGTATCAGTTCACCAAACAAACGTGGCTCGCGACGCTCGACCGCCATGGCGCGAACCACGGGCTTGCCTGGGCCGCCGATGCCATCGGCCGCGACGCGTCGGGCCGGCTGACCGTTGCCGATCCGGTGCTCCGCCAGCAAATCCTCGACCTGCGCGACGATCCGACGGCATCGTCAAGCATGGCCGCCGCGCTGACCGGCGACAATCGCGACTATCTTGAAAGCCGCATCGGCCGCGCCGCCGAACCGGTCGACCTCTATCTCGCGCATTTCCTAGGAAGCGGCGGCGCCGCCAAATTCCTGACGGCACTCGAAACCAATCCCGACCAGCCCGGCGCATCGATGATGCCCGAGGCGGCGGCCGCAAACCGGTCGGTCTTTTACGCCCCGGACGGCAGCATGCGCAGTCTTGCCGAGATCCGCGAGCGCTTTCGCGTGAAACTCGAAGACGGCGGCAAGATCGAAAATATGAAGCCCTTCGCCCCATCGGGCTGGCACGCGCAGGCGAGCAGTTCGGCGGGCCTCGCGGGCGCAAACGGCGGAAGACCGCCCCTGCAGATGATGGATATCCAGCCTATGCCCAAGAAGCTCTCGATGGGCTTTGCCGCCGATGCCTATCGGCGGCTCGCGTCGCTTTCGGGAGGCGCGGCATGA
- the flgM gene encoding flagellar biosynthesis anti-sigma factor FlgM: MSGDSKIGPVGGIGRAGPLRRVASEATTAMRAPAQLQPVQDNLPTARLTRLASSLADQAPPVDVARVASLRTAIANGSYGVHPAIIASAMIDFHGRGGE, encoded by the coding sequence ATGTCGGGTGACAGCAAGATCGGACCAGTCGGTGGCATCGGCCGTGCCGGCCCGCTGCGCAGGGTCGCCAGTGAAGCGACGACCGCGATGCGCGCGCCGGCGCAGCTCCAGCCGGTGCAGGACAATCTGCCAACCGCACGCTTGACCCGCCTTGCGAGCAGCCTCGCCGACCAGGCACCGCCGGTCGACGTCGCGCGCGTCGCATCGCTGCGTACCGCGATCGCGAACGGCAGCTATGGCGTGCATCCTGCGATCATCGCGAGTGCAATGATAGACTTCCACGGCCGCGGGGGCGAATGA
- a CDS encoding flagella basal body P-ring formation protein FlgA — protein sequence MSRNILARFAACAAALSLAAPIAAHAQQGNEDWQTIDVLTDMVANAMGRNATPVDRRIKLARCPEQASVTAVDAHTLAVRCASLGWRLRVPMTGPANASPVAASFARPAASAPVIRRGDNVRVTIETESYSISYAAIATQDGRVGETIALRGSDAKSTLSATVTGPGRARLDD from the coding sequence TTGTCCCGTAACATTCTCGCGCGCTTTGCCGCATGCGCTGCCGCCCTGTCGCTCGCCGCCCCAATCGCGGCGCATGCACAGCAGGGCAATGAGGATTGGCAGACGATCGACGTGCTGACCGACATGGTCGCAAACGCGATGGGCCGCAACGCGACCCCCGTCGACCGGCGCATCAAGCTCGCACGCTGCCCCGAACAGGCGTCGGTCACCGCGGTCGACGCCCACACGCTCGCCGTCCGCTGCGCCTCGCTCGGTTGGCGCCTGCGCGTCCCGATGACCGGCCCCGCCAATGCCTCACCGGTCGCCGCCAGCTTCGCCCGCCCCGCGGCGAGCGCCCCCGTCATTCGTCGCGGCGACAACGTCCGCGTCACGATCGAAACCGAAAGCTATTCGATCAGCTATGCCGCGATTGCAACGCAGGACGGCCGCGTCGGCGAGACGATCGCACTGCGAGGGAGCGACGCCAAATCGACGCTCAGCGCGACCGTCACCGGCCCCGGCCGCGCGCGCCTCGACGACTGA
- a CDS encoding flagellar basal body protein — MMASEKLFGLHATALQLRSQRMMMLASNIANSATPGYKARDIDFAKALDLAQQGTSTEGAISYRVPVQASLDGNTVEMATEQTAYAENALAYRSSLSFLSGRINTLSRAIKGE, encoded by the coding sequence ATGATGGCATCCGAGAAACTCTTTGGCCTGCATGCGACGGCGCTGCAGTTGCGCAGTCAGCGCATGATGATGCTCGCGTCGAACATCGCGAACTCCGCGACCCCTGGTTACAAGGCGCGCGACATCGATTTCGCCAAGGCGCTCGACCTCGCGCAGCAAGGTACCTCGACCGAGGGTGCGATCAGCTATCGCGTCCCGGTGCAGGCGTCGCTCGATGGAAACACCGTCGAAATGGCGACTGAGCAAACCGCCTATGCCGAAAATGCGCTCGCCTATCGCTCCAGCCTGTCGTTCCTCAGCGGCCGCATCAACACGCTTTCGCGCGCGATCAAGGGCGAATGA
- the flgC gene encoding flagellar basal body rod protein FlgC, which translates to MTMNGNFSVFDISGRAMSAQLVRLNTTASNLANAGTVAGSEAGAFRSLKPVFRTVMDDHGRATVQIDQVTTSKMAPSKRHDPSNPLADADGNVWEAAVDSAAELVEMVETARQYQNNVQVLETAKGLINETLRMGQ; encoded by the coding sequence ATGACGATGAACGGCAATTTCTCCGTCTTCGACATCAGTGGTCGCGCGATGTCGGCGCAGCTCGTCCGGCTGAACACCACGGCGTCGAACCTCGCCAACGCGGGGACGGTCGCGGGCAGCGAGGCAGGTGCCTTCCGCTCGCTCAAGCCCGTCTTTCGTACCGTGATGGACGATCATGGCCGCGCGACGGTCCAGATCGACCAGGTCACGACCTCGAAAATGGCGCCGTCGAAGCGCCACGATCCGTCTAACCCACTCGCCGATGCCGACGGCAACGTCTGGGAAGCCGCGGTCGATAGCGCCGCCGAACTGGTCGAGATGGTCGAGACCGCGCGCCAGTATCAAAACAATGTCCAGGTCCTCGAAACCGCGAAGGGCCTGATCAACGAAACCCTCAGGATGGGACAGTAA
- a CDS encoding flagellar hook assembly protein FlgD — MSVNSITNNNPVIHPKGTSQQMDQGDFLRLMTAQLSQQDPFNPVDNQQMVAQMAQFSSLAGISETNTVLSKISEQLTAQTQLLKDIKAAQPSTPTTQEG; from the coding sequence ATGAGCGTCAACAGCATCACCAACAACAACCCCGTGATCCACCCCAAAGGCACCAGCCAGCAGATGGACCAGGGCGATTTTCTGCGCCTGATGACCGCGCAGCTTTCGCAGCAGGATCCGTTTAACCCGGTCGATAACCAGCAGATGGTCGCGCAGATGGCGCAATTTTCGAGCCTCGCCGGGATCAGCGAGACGAACACGGTGCTTTCGAAGATTTCGGAACAGCTCACCGCGCAGACCCAGCTGCTCAAAGACATCAAGGCTGCTCAGCCTTCGACCCCCACCACGCAGGAAGGATAA
- a CDS encoding flagellar hook-basal body complex protein translates to MSFYTSLSGLKGAQTDMSVISNNIANAGSIGFKRSKAQFGDIFASSPTQSTKMIAGQGTRLNGITQQFTQGSYEASEKTLDLAIVGEGMFIVKGEPPREAITYTRNGSFEPTPDRYVIDSTGAKLQLLPVDANGNVTNNTLAGAFDMRLPAGAPTDPTSGLVNVSIGLDGLVTATFANGEDQVLGKVAMATFPTMSGLRPTGDAHWQSTGESGPPTIDAATNGPMGAIRSGALERSNVDITEELVMLMSAQRNFQANAKAIEGASQLTQTIIGMR, encoded by the coding sequence ATGTCATTCTATACTTCGCTTTCGGGCCTTAAGGGCGCGCAGACCGACATGTCGGTCATCTCGAACAATATCGCGAACGCCGGCTCGATCGGGTTCAAGCGCAGCAAGGCGCAGTTCGGCGATATCTTCGCCTCGTCGCCGACGCAGTCGACGAAGATGATCGCTGGCCAGGGCACGCGCCTCAACGGCATCACCCAGCAGTTCACGCAAGGGTCGTACGAAGCGAGCGAAAAGACGCTCGACCTCGCGATCGTCGGTGAAGGCATGTTCATCGTGAAGGGCGAGCCCCCGCGTGAAGCCATCACCTATACGCGCAACGGCTCGTTCGAACCGACCCCCGACCGCTATGTCATCGATTCGACGGGCGCGAAGCTGCAGCTTCTTCCGGTCGACGCGAACGGCAATGTCACCAACAATACGCTGGCCGGCGCCTTCGACATGCGCCTGCCCGCGGGGGCTCCGACGGACCCGACCTCGGGTCTCGTCAACGTCTCGATCGGCCTCGATGGTCTCGTCACCGCGACCTTTGCGAACGGGGAAGATCAGGTGCTCGGGAAGGTCGCGATGGCGACTTTCCCGACGATGTCGGGCCTACGCCCGACCGGCGACGCGCACTGGCAGTCGACGGGCGAAAGCGGCCCGCCCACGATCGATGCCGCAACCAATGGCCCGATGGGTGCGATCCGCTCGGGCGCGCTCGAACGCTCGAACGTCGATATCACCGAGGAACTGGTGATGCTGATGTCGGCGCAACGCAACTTTCAGGCGAATGCCAAAGCGATCGAGGGCGCGTCGCAGCTGACCCAGACGATCATCGGCATGCGTTGA
- the flgF gene encoding flagellar basal-body rod protein FlgF — MDRLIYTSLAAMRGSMSRQTAIANNLANAQTPGFRADMASAQALWLDGSGLDARAMSSEEVLGADMKAGTVTQTGRDLDIAMQGDALLVVQAKNGEEAYTRRGDLQISPSGLLTTGDGSPVQGTQGPVTIPPADAINIDQEGRVWIVPQGGDPENPQEVDRLRLATPTGSDIAKGLDGLFRVKGGGILPDDPEARLLTRSIEGSNVTATTALVEMIEASRSWDTQLKMISDARDMDSATANLMQLPR; from the coding sequence ATGGACCGCCTTATCTATACCAGCCTCGCCGCGATGCGGGGCAGCATGTCCCGGCAGACGGCGATCGCCAACAATCTGGCGAACGCCCAGACGCCGGGTTTCCGCGCCGACATGGCGAGCGCGCAGGCGCTGTGGCTCGATGGCAGCGGGCTCGATGCGCGCGCCATGTCGTCCGAGGAAGTGCTCGGCGCCGATATGAAGGCCGGCACCGTCACCCAGACGGGCCGCGACCTCGATATCGCGATGCAAGGTGACGCGCTGCTCGTCGTGCAGGCCAAGAATGGCGAAGAGGCTTATACGCGCCGCGGCGATCTGCAGATCTCGCCAAGCGGGCTGCTCACCACCGGCGACGGCAGTCCCGTGCAAGGGACGCAGGGCCCGGTGACGATCCCGCCCGCCGACGCGATCAATATCGATCAGGAAGGCCGTGTATGGATCGTTCCGCAGGGCGGCGATCCCGAAAACCCGCAGGAAGTCGACCGGCTCCGTCTCGCGACCCCGACTGGGTCGGATATCGCCAAGGGGCTCGATGGCCTGTTTCGCGTGAAGGGCGGCGGCATCCTGCCCGACGATCCCGAAGCGCGGTTACTGACCCGCTCGATCGAAGGATCGAACGTCACCGCCACCACCGCGCTCGTCGAGATGATCGAGGCGAGCCGCAGCTGGGACACCCAATTGAAGATGATCAGCGACGCGCGCGACATGGACAGCGCGACCGCCAATCTGATGCAGCTCCCCCGTTAA
- the flgG gene encoding flagellar basal-body rod protein FlgG — translation MSIGALHVARTGLDAQGFRMQVIANNLANVNTTGFKRDRASFETLSYQMMTAPGAPSTAENRYATGLNLGTGVALNGTARMDTQGTFQTTGNGLDVAIDGAGYFQVEMPDGRTGYTRAGNFGRAPDGTIVTSDGKPLSPAIQIPEDASNVTIGLDGTVSATGADGTALELGRIEIARFANPAGLQAIGGNMLVETQASGAPLVGGAGEEGRGTLRGGMLEGSNVNVVEELVDMIETQRAYEVNSKMISATDEMMKNASQTL, via the coding sequence ATGAGTATCGGTGCTTTGCACGTCGCGCGGACCGGTCTGGATGCCCAGGGCTTCCGGATGCAGGTGATCGCCAACAACCTCGCCAACGTGAACACCACGGGCTTCAAGCGCGACCGCGCAAGCTTCGAGACGTTGAGCTATCAGATGATGACCGCGCCGGGCGCGCCGTCGACGGCGGAAAACCGTTATGCCACCGGTCTCAATCTCGGTACCGGCGTTGCGCTCAATGGTACCGCGCGCATGGACACGCAGGGCACGTTCCAGACGACGGGCAACGGCCTCGACGTCGCGATCGACGGCGCCGGCTATTTCCAGGTCGAAATGCCCGACGGACGAACCGGTTATACTCGCGCGGGCAATTTCGGCCGCGCCCCCGACGGCACGATCGTGACCTCGGATGGCAAGCCGCTGAGCCCCGCGATCCAGATTCCCGAAGATGCGAGCAATGTGACGATCGGGCTCGACGGCACCGTTTCGGCGACGGGCGCCGACGGCACCGCGCTTGAACTCGGGCGGATCGAAATTGCGCGCTTCGCCAATCCGGCGGGGCTGCAGGCGATCGGCGGCAATATGCTCGTCGAAACGCAGGCCTCGGGCGCGCCGCTTGTCGGCGGCGCTGGTGAGGAAGGTCGTGGAACGCTGCGTGGCGGCATGCTCGAAGGATCGAACGTCAATGTCGTCGAGGAACTCGTCGACATGATCGAGACGCAGCGCGCCTATGAGGTCAATTCGAAGATGATCTCGGCCACCGACGAGATGATGAAAAATGCCTCGCAGACTCTCTAA
- a CDS encoding flagellar basal body L-ring protein FlgH, translating into MTALAKDKLPPDAFSVSMPAPPASPPANGSIFQGSYVALTSGGRAGAVGDIVTIQLVERTAATKSNAAGTQRDGSIGLTPPTTGPLSLFSPSDIAAGGGQQFKGKGDASQSNALSGEVSVTIAAVYPNGTMFVRGEKLLTLNRGDERVQISGIIRAIDISPDNRILSTRVADAKIRYVGKGEIARASQQGWLQRFFSIISPF; encoded by the coding sequence ATGACGGCGCTCGCGAAGGACAAGCTGCCGCCCGATGCCTTTTCGGTTTCGATGCCGGCACCGCCGGCATCGCCGCCGGCGAATGGCTCGATCTTTCAGGGCAGCTATGTCGCGCTCACCTCGGGCGGCCGCGCAGGCGCCGTCGGCGATATCGTCACGATCCAGCTCGTCGAGCGCACGGCGGCAACGAAGAGCAATGCCGCCGGCACACAGCGCGACGGCAGCATCGGCCTGACCCCGCCGACCACTGGTCCGCTGTCGCTGTTCAGCCCCAGCGATATCGCGGCGGGCGGCGGTCAGCAGTTCAAGGGCAAGGGCGATGCGTCGCAGTCGAACGCGCTGTCGGGGGAAGTCAGCGTGACGATCGCCGCAGTCTATCCGAACGGGACGATGTTCGTGCGCGGCGAAAAGCTGCTCACGCTCAATCGCGGCGACGAACGCGTCCAGATTTCGGGGATCATCCGCGCGATCGACATCAGCCCCGACAACCGCATCCTGTCGACGCGCGTAGCCGATGCCAAAATCCGTTACGTCGGCAAGGGCGAGATCGCCCGCGCAAGCCAGCAAGGCTGGTTGCAGCGCTTCTTCTCGATCATCAGCCCGTTCTAA